One Mya arenaria isolate MELC-2E11 chromosome 7, ASM2691426v1 genomic window carries:
- the LOC128240776 gene encoding BTB/POZ domain-containing protein 3-like: MATKTKDWRSELTASGCLKHLVQEKLFTDVKFIFPNDNNESCTGHKLILSMRSAVFEAMFYGSMSKGDDEVTISDIDKKTFEMVLRYVYTDELEVDGETVLKCLYAAKKYCIDGMVKLCSDVLEASVAVVNVCSNYEHAKLYELQGLHDKCKTFMVKNATEILQDDDFFNLTNESLADYLANGQLKADEALYFVAANRWSENECSKMKIEKSPENKQKVLGPALMEIKFGLLSTKEFEEHVSPTRLLSPEEQDDIYKWIQTKKWPLSDITNKFKSLPRESMTLSLNVDKSNRTESRTLHNNSQFSLKSTKAIQITSVTMRTALYTLSSVKVNAHGKDKVDITLSNICRQRPSTYEFKEPIRLDGNTPVTVSFRFQNATELSASSSLHEPWKTNVLPKNVNHKHYKPFECDHIFGGLIVSCTEYSEFLSTINFKIRC; the protein is encoded by the exons ATGGCGACTAAAACTAAAGACTGGCGGTCAGAACTAACAGCTTCAGGATGCTTAAAGCACCTAGTACAAGAAAAACTGTTCACAGACGTCAAGTTTATCTTCCCAAATGACAACAATGAGTCCTGCACTGGACACAAGCTAATACTCAGCATGAGGAGTGCTGTTTTTGAAGCCATGTTTTACGGCTCCATGTCAAAAGGTGATGACGAAGTTACAATCAGCGATATCGATAAGAAGACTTTCGAGATGGTGCTGcg ATACGTGTACACTGATGAGCTTGAAGTAGATGGAGAAACAGTATTGAAGTGTTTGTATGCAGCAAAAAAGTACTGCATCGACGGGATGGTAAAGCTGTGCTCAGATGTTTTAGAAGCGTCTGTGGCCGTTGTTAATGTTTGCTCAAATTATGAGCACGCAAAATTATACGAGCTGCAAGGCCTACATGACAAATGCAAGACGTTCATGGTGAAAAACGCCACTGAAATACTACAAGACGACGACTTTTTCAATCTTACAAATGAAAGCTTAGCAGATTACCTAGCAAACGGACAGCTAAAAGCTGACGAGGCACTGTATTTTGTTGCCGCTAACAGATGGTCGGAGAATGaatgttcaaaaatgaaaatagagaAATCGCCAGAAAATAAGCAAAAAGTTCTTGGTCCAGCTCTAATGGAAATAAAGTTTGGACTCTTGTCAACTAAGGAATTTGAAGAACATGTTTCTCCAACAAGACTGTTGAGTCCCGAAGAACAAGATGATATTTACAAATGGATACAAACGAAGAAGTGGCCCTTGTCGGATATTACAAACAAGTTCAAATCATTGCCAAGAGAATCGATGACCCTGTCACTGAATGTCGATAAATCAAATCGTACAGAGAGCAGAACATTACATAACAATTCACAATTTTCCTTAAAAAGCACAAAAGCTATTCAGATAACTTCAGTTACCATGAGGACAGCGCTGTATACACTATCTTCTGTTAAGGTTAACGCACATGGCAAGGATAAAGTCGACATAACACTGTCAAACATTTGCCGTCAACGACCAAGCACATACGAGTTTAAAGAACCAATTAGATTGGACGGCAACACACCGGTGACGGTCAGTTTTAGATTTCAAAACGCCACAGAACTATCAGCCTCAAGCAGTTTGCACGAACCATGGAAGACCAATGTGCTTCCGAAAAACGTCAATCATAAGCATTACAAACCCTTCGAGTGCGATCATATCTTCGGTGGTCTAATAGTGAGCTGTACCGAATATTCGGAATTCTTATCCacaattaattttaagataCGTTGTTGA